ATCGCGCCCGGCGCGCCCACACCGTGCGAGGCGACGACGACCGGCACGCCCTTCCAGCTCCCGCCGAACACCCGGTACTCGCGGTGGTACGAGATCTCCTCGGCGCCGTCCAGCAGCGCGGCGACGACCGCGGCGCGGGCCGGATCGCCGACGACCACGGCGTGCGCCGGGAGACCGGCGCGCGGGATGCGGGTGACGGGCATGAGGTCGTGCGTCATGGGGCGGCTCCGGTGGTACGGGGGCGGCGACGGTGGCGGGCCGTCGTGGGGCAGGGGCGCCGGGCGTGACGGCGCAGGACGCGGCACCGTCACGCCCGCTGCGGCAGACCGAGACCCTGGAGGCGGAACCCGGCCGCCTCGGCGAGCCCGTGGACGGCAGCGCGGCCGAGCAGGACGCCCAAGGGCGCGGCCCGGCATGACGGCCACGACAGCGATCCAATCACGGCCCGCCGTCATGTTCCCCGTGAACAGCGTGACGTCCCTGGCGGGAGCTGAGTCGACCTCCGCCACACCTTCATGACCGGCGCCCAGGCCCTCCTGCGCGGCGGTCTGCACACCGGCAGCGTCATGGTCGGCACCCGCCAAGGCGCCTTTGTCGTACGGGGTCTTCGACCCCGAGTTCTCCTTCGTCGGACCGTCGGCCACGACCTCGGCCTGTACTGGGCCAACGCGCTGGTCGCGGAGGAGCGGGCCCGTGCCCTCGGCGCCCTGTCCGACCACGCCGACCAGCTCCGTCTGTCCTGGGAGGCGTTCGAGGCCGAGTTCCGCAGACTGTGGCCGACCCGGGTCGACACGTCTTCGACGATGCCTGTCCGGACCGCTTCCTGCGCCGCGTGTGGACCGACTCCGTCGGTTACGCCGGCGGGCGAGATCGTCCGCCGCATCATCGGTTTCGCGCACCTGACCGACCTGACGACCCTGCCGGACCCGGTGCCCGCGTCCCGGCGCGCACTGCTTCTGGGCCGCGAACCGATCGTCCGCCGCGAGGAGCTGACGGACGTCGAGGCGGTCCGGGCGGTCGTGGAGTCGCTCGGCTGACCGGCCTCAGGCCGTGTCGAACCACTCCTTGCCGGCCGCCCAGTGAGCGACCCAGTCCGCGAAGCCGGGCGCGGAGGCCGCGTGCCCGGACTCCGCGCCGAACGGCATGGCCCCCACGTCGGTCACCAGCCAGATCCGCCCCCGCTGGGGGCCGGTGACGACGAGGTGCCAGTTCATCGCGCAGCCGTCCGTTCCCAGCACGACGGAACCGTGGTCGAGCACCCGCTCCATGGCCGCTTCGGGGTCCTCGTACGGCCCGTCGTCCTCCTCCCACAGCCACTGCTCCGTGAGCGGGAACGGCTTGGACAGGTCGCGGGCCGTGCCGTCCCCGCCCCAGTCCGAGGGCAGCTCGGCCAGCCCTACGAGACCGTACTCCGGCGGCCCCTGGAACGATCCGTCGGAGATCTCGGCCACGAACGTGCGGTAGGGCTCCGGCAGCACCACCCCGTGTTCCGCCTCGAAGGCGCGCACCGCCGCCCAGCCGAGCGCCGACTCCCCGCCGTCGTCCACGGCGAAGGCCGCCCGCAGGGCCGCCAGTTCGGCGGGATCCGCCCGATCGATGTCCATGTCCCCATGGAAGCACCCGGCACTGACAACGGGACCACGAAGGCGGCCGGGCATGCGGAAGGGGCGGCTCCATAGGGGTGGAGCCGCCCCTTCCCGGTTCCGGCCCCGGTACGGAGGGGCCGGCCCCTGACGCCGGCCCCGGTCAGGGGAACGGGCCGGCGCCACGGGGTGCCTGCCGCGGACCTACTTCTTGTCGAGCAGGTCCTGCACCTTGCCGCGGACCTCGTCCGTGGCGAGACCGCGGATCGTCAGCGTCGTACGGCGGCGCAGCACGTCGTCCGCCGTCTGCGCCCACTCGTTGTCGCGGGCGTACACGACCTGCGCCCAGATCTCGGGGGCGTCCGGGTGGACGCGCTCGCGCAGCTCGGGGTTGTCGTTGGCCAGCCGCGCGATGTCGAACGCGAGCGAGCCGTAGTGGGTGGCCAGGTGCCTGGCGGTGTCGGCCGCCATGCGCGGGCCGGGCGCCGGGTTGTCGACGAGCAGCCGGTGCGCGACCGCGCGCGGGTTGGCGACGCCGGGCAACGGCAGCTTCTTCGGCAGCGAGGAGATCGGCTCGAAGTCGTCGCCCAGCGGGTGGCCCGGCAGCGCCTCCAGCTTCTGCATGACCGTACGGCCGATGTGCCGGAAGGTCGTCCACTTGCCGCCGGCGACGGACAGCATGCCGCCCCTGCCCTCGGTCACCACCGTCTCGCGCTTGGCCTTCGCCGTGCTGCCGGGCCCGCCCGGCAGCACGCGCAGGCCCGCGAAGGCGTAGGTGATCAGGTCACGGTCGAGCTGCTGGTCACGGATGGAGAACGCGGCCTCGTCGAGTATCTGGGCGGTGTCCTTCTCGGTGACCGAGACGTCCGCCGGGTCCCCCTCGTACTCCTCGTCGGTCGTGCCGAGCAGCAGCATGTCCTCCCAGGGGAGGGCGAAGGTGATGCGGTACTTGTCGATGGGGGTCGCGAGCGCGGCCCGCCAGGGGGCGGTGCGCTTCAGGACCAGGTGCGCGCCCTTGGAGAGGCGGATGGACGGAGCCGCGTTCGGGTCCTCCATCCTGCGCAGGTGGTCGACCCACGGGCCGGTGGCGTTGAGCACCAGCCGGGCGTCGACGCCGAACTCGTCGCCGGAGAGCCGGTCGCGCAGCTCGGCGCCGGTGACCCGGCCCTTGGTGAAGCGCAGACCGGAGACCTCGGCGTGGTTGAGGACGACGGCGCCCGCCTCGACGGCCGCGCGGACCGTCATCAGCGCCATGCGCGCGTCGTTCATCTGGTCGTCGCCGTACACGGCCACGGCCTTGAGGTTGTCGGTGCGCAGCTCGGGCACGTCCTGCGCGGCCTTGGCCGGGGACAGGAGGTGACCGACGCCGTCGCCGAACGCCGACAGCGCGGAGTAGGCGAAGACGCCCGCCCCGAGCTTCGCCGCGCCGTGCGGCCCGCCCTTGTACACGGGGAGGTAGAACGTGAGCGGGTTCGCCAGGTGGGGAGCCACCTGACGGGAGACCGCACGGCGCTCGAAGTGGTTCTCCGCCACCAGCTTCACCGCGCCGGTCTGGAGGTAGCGCAGACCGCCGTGGAGAAGCTTGGAGGAGGCGGAGGAGGTGGCGCCGGCGAAGTCGCCGGCGTCGACCAGAGCCACCCTGAGGCCGGACTGCGCGGCGTGCCAGGCGGTGGAGATGCCCAGGATGCCGCCGCCGATCACGAGAAGGTCGTACGACGCCTTGGAGAGCTGCTCCCGGGTCTCGGCGCGGCTCGGGTTGGAGCCGGACGCCGGGCGCGTCCCCAGGGCAGGCACGGACTGCAGGGTGGACTGACTGGTCATTTCGGGTCTTACTCCTCGTCCTCGAGCCAGCCCATGGTCCGCTCGACGGCCTTGAGCCAGCTCTTGTACTCACGGTCGCGGGTGTCCGCGTCCATGCGGGGGGTCCACTCGGCGGCCCTGCGCCAGTTGGCGCGCAGGTCGTCGGTGCTCGTCCAGAAGCCGACGGCGAGGCCGGCGGCGTAGGCGGCGCCGAGGCAGGTGGTCTCGGCGACCATCGGGCGCACCACGGGGGCGTCCAGGAAGTCCGAGAGGGTCTGCATCAGCAGGTTGTTGGAGGTCATGCCGCCGTCGACCTTGAGGGCCGCGAGCTCGACGCCGGAGTCCTTCGTCATGGCGTCGGTGATCTCACGGGTCTGCCAGGCCGTGGCCTCCAGGACGGCGCGCGCGAGGTGCGCCTTGGTGACGTACCGGGTGAGGCCGGCGATCACACCGCGGGCGTCGGAGCGCCAGTACGGGGCGAACAGGCCGGAGAAGGCCGGAACGAAGTAGGCGCCGCCGTTGTCCTCGACC
This Streptomyces sp. NBC_00377 DNA region includes the following protein-coding sequences:
- a CDS encoding SMI1/KNR4 family protein; its protein translation is MDIDRADPAELAALRAAFAVDDGGESALGWAAVRAFEAEHGVVLPEPYRTFVAEISDGSFQGPPEYGLVGLAELPSDWGGDGTARDLSKPFPLTEQWLWEEDDGPYEDPEAAMERVLDHGSVVLGTDGCAMNWHLVVTGPQRGRIWLVTDVGAMPFGAESGHAASAPGFADWVAHWAAGKEWFDTA
- a CDS encoding glycerol-3-phosphate dehydrogenase/oxidase, which codes for MTSQSTLQSVPALGTRPASGSNPSRAETREQLSKASYDLLVIGGGILGISTAWHAAQSGLRVALVDAGDFAGATSSASSKLLHGGLRYLQTGAVKLVAENHFERRAVSRQVAPHLANPLTFYLPVYKGGPHGAAKLGAGVFAYSALSAFGDGVGHLLSPAKAAQDVPELRTDNLKAVAVYGDDQMNDARMALMTVRAAVEAGAVVLNHAEVSGLRFTKGRVTGAELRDRLSGDEFGVDARLVLNATGPWVDHLRRMEDPNAAPSIRLSKGAHLVLKRTAPWRAALATPIDKYRITFALPWEDMLLLGTTDEEYEGDPADVSVTEKDTAQILDEAAFSIRDQQLDRDLITYAFAGLRVLPGGPGSTAKAKRETVVTEGRGGMLSVAGGKWTTFRHIGRTVMQKLEALPGHPLGDDFEPISSLPKKLPLPGVANPRAVAHRLLVDNPAPGPRMAADTARHLATHYGSLAFDIARLANDNPELRERVHPDAPEIWAQVVYARDNEWAQTADDVLRRRTTLTIRGLATDEVRGKVQDLLDKK